The Triticum urartu cultivar G1812 chromosome 5, Tu2.1, whole genome shotgun sequence genome contains the following window.
taatagacaattatcaatTTCTTCACGAGCCCTTGTTCACACGGCCAGGTCCCTCTCCATCACAGGAATATTGTAAGCTAGCTATAATGGTATAATTCTTTTGTCAGTATTGGGATTATTTGTTAGCGCACACACTGCCCACTGGGCCGGATTGACTAATAATTCGAGCTAGCTGTAGCGTACTCGTCCATGCATGCATGTGCTGGTAGTAGCATGCATGTGCATGCCCACATGGAATGAAAACGTACGACGTAATAGTTTCCTATTTTGTCTCTGATGACCTGAACATCAGGTTAGCCAGCTCGAAGCTCTGCATGATATATCCCAATTGTCATATACATACTATGTCTGCTTCTACTCCGTTCATTTCTAAATGTCATACATACTATGTCTGCTTCTACTCCCTtcatttctaaatataagtctttttaaagatttcaaTGCGAACTACatatacagatgtatatagacatagtttacagtgtagattcactcattttagtTATGTGTAGTCTATATTGAAAtttctaaaaagacttatatttagaaacggatgGAGTATATTACTGTTCATATTATATTTTTCTATCAAATTTTCTAGGAAAAGCTCTCGTGTTTCTGTTCGTTAGCAAACGAGTTAAGCTCCAGTAATGGTACACACGTAACATCCAACAATTGTGTACTAGTAGTGGTGGTTGAGCATATTTTTTGCAAATTGCGGCAAGAGTCAAATTGGAATGATCATGACATGAACGATGCAGTTGCACTTGGGCGCTGCACCCCGGCCTAGCTATAAATAACACCCCAAGAAACCCAGGAAAAGCATACCAAGCTAGCAAAGCCAACCTAGCTCAGCACAAGCCAGTACACTCTAGCTAGCTACTAGCTTCGTAGCAATGGCGCCCTCCAAGCTCACCCTCTTCCTCGCCCTGAGCCTGGTCCTCGTGGGAACCTCGCACGGTTGCGGATCGTGCGGCAACACGCCGTCCGTGCCAGTCCCAACGCCGCCGATCGCCGTACCACCGCCAGCCGTCCCTGTGCCAACCCCGCCGATCGCCGTGCCCCCGCCGGCCGTCCCAGTACCAACCCCGCCAATCGCCGTGCCCCCGCCGGCCGTCCCAGTACCAACCCCTGGCGGCGGCGGCACTTGTTCGATCAACACGTTGAAGCTGAGCGCGTGCGCCAACGTACTGAACCTGCTGAAGCTCAACCTCGGCGTGCCGGCGAGCGAGCAGTGCTGCCCGCTGCTGAGCGGCCTCGCCGACCTCGACGCAACCGTGTGCCTCTGCACAGCCATCAAGGCCAACGTTCTTGGCATCAAGCTCAACGTCCCCGTCGACCTCGTGCTGCTTCTCAACCAGTGCGGCAAGACCTGTCCCGCCGACTTCACCTGCCCCAACTAAATCCATGGATACGTCGATCGATCTACATATGACAAACCATGCATGTTGTACATGCATGCGTACTCGTCGCcccgtgcatgcatgcatgcttaCGTTTTCTTTGTTCCACTGAGTATGTATAAGCTAGTCATCGATCATTGTATCCCGTACGTTATGGTATCTAGATGATTCGCATATTTGTAAAAGTATATACATACTTGTACACGTACGTGGAATAAAAAGTTTGTTCAAGTTGTGTTAGCTAGACCCGTGATCATAATCGGATCCACACCTTTTCGCATGCATTGGCTACATCTCCTTTCTAATCAAGGTCTCTCTTCTTTCCTTTTCTACCAGTtactaagagcaactccaacgcaGATCACCGAATCGATCGCAAATGTTCGCACTGAATAGTATGGACATTTTTGGTCATCCAACGACTGCCACGAACTGTCCGCGGACAGTAGGCTAGACGGTCCAGACGTCCAAATTTCCTCAAACCTGCACCAAACCTAGGGGAGCCTTCAGGAATCCGGACAGGCTGCGGAAACGCCAACAAAACctcgcacccccccccccccctccacacacacacacaaatccACGTTGCCCTCTGCCCCTTCTGTCTCCTCTCTCCATTGGAAAAGTGGCGCCATTCTGAAGCCGCACCTCATGCAAACAGCGTATCTACCATGCAGCAcggtgccaaatactattgttctACCTATAGCCAACGAAGGGTCATCACACCACACCCTAGGCCGAGGCCCTGCTTGCCTGTGGCGTGGCACTGCCCCTGCGCCTGGCTGTCCCTGGACACGTCCAAACGTGTCCGTGGGCATTTGTGGTGTGCGGTTTGGCGACCTGTGTTGGATGTTGCCTAACTTGCTAGTAACATGATTGAGATGTTGTTGAAAGCTTAGGCAGCACGACAAAGAACCATGGATCCATCGAAACAGAAGGATGGTGTGGGTAATGTGATGATGGGGTCGATAAATAGAACTGTAAAACATTTCCACGTTAAAGCGAGTAAATTCTATTTGAACCAGACATTTATGAGATTGCAACACTTCGACTTAAAATTTATCATTGGGGTGATCTGAAACATATTTTACCTTCATCACACCGAACAAAATTTAAGGGATGACTCCATCGGTTTTCACAATACGGTCTCACGCAACAGGTCAAGATAAAACCTGGTTTAGAGTGTCTTGGATAAAAAAAATCTGGCCCCAAGAATATCACAATACCTGGTTTAACGAAATGTACTACTGCAATGAAGTCGTTCACAATCACAGCTTGGTGTCTTATAAATCATGAGAGAAAGAACTACTTAACTGCTTGGGGATACCATACCTAAAATAAGGAATAGCTACTCACCATTTTTTTGCGGGGGATAGCTACTCATCATATGATCCAAATATATCTGTACATACAAATTTATGTACGAAACTTATGGATATTATTTATTTATCTAGAGAAACATGTGTTTTTATTAGCATAGATTCCGTGTCCCCCGTTGGATAGGGGATTACTCGAGAAAGTTTCAAAGAATGAAATTATGTAGTGAAATATCCAACATGGTCCTCTTGATGAAATTATGTAGAGAAATATCCTACACGGAACTTTTGGTAGAAAAAATATGATCCTTGTAAAAATTCCATGGACATTCACTATCATTTAAATTCCTAAAAAAATGGCACGTATCACATTGACCACTTTTGATTATATCATATACTCCAGTCATTTGGAAATACATGTATTTTAGAAATTGGTATTCCCTCCAACATGAAACTTTGATCGTTGCTTTTCATATGACAAATACTGAGGTAAAATTATATAGATTGAAATATTGCATTTTTACAACAAATATACTGATATTATTTTCAGCTAACCAATATTAATATTTCCCATACATATTGTGAGTCAAAGTTGTTGAAAATTGACTTTGGTCATTTCTAGAACAACATGTATTTCCAAATGGGGGAACATTGTTCTTCGGCAACTAGCAATGGAATATTGTTCCTATTAGGATGTGTTACAAATAGGCTACCTCATTTAATTATTTGATCAATAAGAAATTGTTATCTTTGCAAGAATAGAACTGCTATCTATAAGAATTTAATGGAATTTTTGAGTGAAATGGACTTCTTTTTTTTACACTATTCCGTGTTTATGAggtttacatatttttacttataGGATGGTAAAATCATTTgcaggaaaataaataaaaattgtATTGAGTCCAGTACCTTGATTTTGGCCCTTTTTGCATAGCATCCTCGGTACAGAAGGGCATACACGAgaaaatatgtactccctccgtataGGCACAAAAAGGACTGCTATATATATTTGCCTCAAAGAAGTACTCCAGAATATAGTAATTTTCCTGGTTGTCTTATATTGAAATATAAACTTGTGGCCAAAAGTGCATTCCTTGTCGATGTAGAAAACACCACATTTTGGTGAACTAAAAAAAGGTAAATATGGACATAGACTGAAATCTATCAATATCCGTGAGAAACGGCCATTCTCTAGCTGCTGATCCTAAAATATAAGTTCTTTGTAAGGTCTTCTGCGCTCCGTTCTATCACTGGAATACTGATCAGATACGCTCTCCCTTTCTTTAATCTCAAGCTGTCAACTCTCTAGTTAGGGCCAAAGTCTTGAAAATGGCCCCTTGTTGTAGCAGTCGAACCGACTCAATATTTGTACATATATGGGAAATTCAAGCAGACAGAGAGAGCAAGTTTTGGATGCATCCACATCAGTATATCCTAGTACATCGCTCGCTCACATGTACAACTAGATATCTAGAACTTCTCTGCCTAACTGATGGAGATCGACGTGCATATGTGTGTCTTGCTAGCTAGGCAACCATGCCGACATGGAAAGATATATCCATGTGAACGTTTGATCGACCATACAAAACTACAAGGAAAATATACTAGAATAAATCTGACTAGTAATATATAGTATGAGAATATCAGCATCGCACATACTTCGAGACTATTTGCATGAAGGGCCGATGAACTTGCTTGTTCCATGGATTGAAGGTAAACGATAAGCTAGCGATCCATTTGACAACGATCGATCTGCGCGTGAAATGGGCAGCAGATTCATCCAGAGAATCAGTAACTGGACGTACGTCGATGCTTAGCTGATCTCTATCGATCGTGTGAAATGAAGAATAAAAAGGTCTCCATTGGCCACACGGCATGGAGACGCTATGTTTGACCCAGCAGTTAGTGTACTACATGCATCTTTGTCGATCGTCCACCTCCGCCTGCCACGTCTCCTATTACTGTAAGTGCACTGCTCATTTTCTCTGAACCATCGGATCTCAAGGGTCTCCAATCTCTGCCGTCGACGTGCATGCAGGGGGAGGATATAACTTGATACATCTCTAATCATTTTTAATTGATGTGTTCTTACTTAAATAATTGATTCCATGTATAAACATTGGTATCCACTTAATTCTTCACATATTATATAGTATTACTAATTAATTCCTGATAGTCATATGTACAATACTAATGATCGCTCAATATATAAAGGTACGGAAATGGAACATAGCTGCACAGAAGCATATCGACTTGAAGAACAACAGCAGGTAAAACTAATAGCCAAGTACTCCTTGTGGCGCTTATCAAGAATAATGGAATGGCTTTAGGCTTGTGAAAGTGCATCTAGGACCCAAATGATGTTTCTGTTAGACTATTCCTTGAATCACAAGTCTCCTAGACCAAGTCGGTTTGTAATATCAAGTCTAAGTCGGTTTGTACCAATATATATAGCCATGTACCCTGTGCTAAACATAATACAAGCAATAGTTTTATTCATCTATCATGGTATCAGTTTTTCGATCCTAGGGTTAGGGTATGGCTCCATCCACCccaccaccgtcgccgccgcACGGCTACTTCGAGGGTAGGGCTGCTATcatcgccggagccgccgccacgacggcctcttcttcctctactcTTTCCCTAGCACAACCAACCCCTCCTACTACTCTTCTGGCTGCGCCCATGTCGCTCGCTGACACCATCACCGATGTCAGCCCATTCATCCCCATCATCCTCGACCTCGCCGCCCACAACTATTATCATTGGCGCCACCTCTTTGATCTACACCTGAGACGCTGCAACCTCCGCTCTCACGTCGCCGCGAACAGTCGTCCTCGCCCTAATGATCCTCAATGGGTGAAAGACGATCTCGCAATTGTTCAGTGGTTCTACACCCGCATCACCACTGAGATCTTCAACATGCTTGATCACGACGGCGCCACCACCGCTAACATCTGGGACTCTCTTCGCCAGCTTTTTTAGAGCAACAACGACACTCGGAAAAACGCTCTGCACACGGAGCTTCGTAACCTGACCCAAGGCGATGCCCCGGTAAATCGTTTCTATCAGCGTGTCAAGGCCATCGGTGACGAGCTTCGCGAACTTGGTGATCCCGTCAGCGACACACAGCTCGTCAACATCATCGTCGTCGGGCTGAGCGAGGATTTCGACAAGCAGGCCTCCTTCATCCCAATGATGTGGCCTCCTACAACCTTTGCCGAAGTCCGCTCTATGTTGCAGCTCACGGTGGACACTCAAGCTCGCAAGGACTCTCGCCCACGGGTCTTCCATGATATGGCTCATTCTCCTACGCCGTCCCCATCAGCGCCTCCCCCGCCAGCTCCTGCCGCCCCTGACGCCATCCGTGCAACCACCTCTAGGCTGGCGCCCTAGTCCCAACTACCGCGGCAAAAACCCCATCTACAGGCCGCCCTCGACGCGCTCGGCGCCTCCTTCGACACCACCGCCTTCAAACCCTGCGCTGGCTCCGAGTGCTCCAACTGCGGCTCCATCCTAGCTTCCTCCGCATGATCCATGGCCGGGCTTGTCCAAGCATGGCCTCTGCCCCGGTCTGCCCTATCCCCCCTTGGCGCTCCACCTGCACTTGGCACCCCGTCCTTCATCCGCATACTGGTGCTCCTGGGTTGCTCACCCCTCGACAGTCGGCAAACGCATATCATGCTGCTCCATCGTATGCTCCTTACGATGCTCCCTCGCCCTCTCCTGCTGACGGAAGTCCCTACTACATGCCCTCGTCGGCTCTCCTGCCTTCACCGGCATATCAGTCGCTGCTGCTACCCACGCCAACCTCACCTGCACCGCCGAGCTGGGATCAAGCCGCCTTTCTCCAGGCCATTAACAACTTTGCTGCCCAAGGAAACTCAGGTACGGATTGGATTTTTGATTCTGGTTCCTCTAGTCATATGTCTGCATCAAGTAATTTCCTTTCTTCTTGCGCTCCTTCTTCGTTTCCTACCATTACTCTTGGTGATGGTTCATCTATTCCCATATATTGTGTCGGTCAGGCTCAACTTCCCTCTCCCACTAAACCACTTCTTCTTCGTGATGTTCTTTTTGCACCCGCTCTTATTAAAACTTAATTTCTGTTTGCCAATTTACTCGCGACAATCTAGTTTCTGTTGAGTTTGACCTTTTTGGTTTGTCTATGAAGGACTACCAGACGAAGGCTGAGATCGCTCGCTTTAATAGCTCCGTGAACTCTactctcttcatggtgtccctaCCACCGCTCCTCCTACATCCATGGTGGCCTTTGTCGACCTTTGGCATCGTCGTTTGGGTCATCCCAACCCTGTTGTTCCCTACTGCCGCTCCTCCTACACTTCTCAAAACGGTAAGGCTGACCGTTCTCTTCGCACCATCAATGACATTCTTCGTACACTTCTCGTTCAGTCCTCCATGCCATCAAAATTCTGGGCCGAAGCACTCTACACAGCCACCTTTCTTCTCAATATCCGCCCCTCCAAAACCAATCAAAATATCACTCCCTATTACTCTCTTTTCCTTTGCCATCCCAATTACTCTGAGGTTCGTGGTTTTGGCTGTCTTTGCTTTCCAAATGCCTATGCCACCTCTGAAATCAAACTTTCTCCATGCTCTATCCCATGTGTCCTTGGTTTTTCTGTCAAACACAAAGGTTACCGCTGTCTTGATTTACACACTGGATGGGCACACGTGTCTCGTCACATTACATTCGCCGAACATATTTTCCTTTTGCTCAACGCACCAACACACCATCAATCATCCCTACCTCCGCCGCCACCTCTTCTTCCCATCCATTCCACCTCTACACTCCTTCCACGGCAGCCCAACCTACCGCACCTACTGTCACGACAGCACCACCCAACCTGCCATCCAACACCCAGACACCACCCAACCCGCAACCAAACAACTCGCCACCACCCAACCCGCCATCACCCAACCCGCCAACAACCAACCCGCAACCAAACAACCCAACACCACCCCACCCACCGTCTGCATCTTCTCCTACACCAGACACCCCCGTTTCCATCCTACTAGCTAAAGTTGTTCCTACCGTCGCCCCTGTCAATGATCATGGCATGCGTACTCGCGCCAAATCAGGTTTTCGTCAGCCCAGAAATCTCCTCAACCTACATGCTACCACATCTCTCTCTTCCATTTCCAGAACTTACAAAACTGCTCTTCTTGATTCGAATTGGGCTGCTGCTATGCAAGAAGAATATGATGCTTTAATTCAAAACAATACTTGGCAATTAGTTACTCGTCCTTCCAATGCAAATATCGTTTCTGGCAAATGGGTATTTCACCAAAAATTCCACTCTGACGGGAACCTCTCCCGCTATAAAGCCTGCTGGGTCTGTTGTGGTTACTCTCAACAACATGACATTGATTATGATGAAACATTCTATCATGTTGTAAAGCCCAGCACCATTCGTACCATTCTTAGCATCGTTTATTTCCtctgtgatgacccacaagtataggggatcaattgtagctcttttcgataagtaatagtgtcaaacacaacgaggagcagaaggaaatgacaagtggttttcggtaaggtaatgtctgcaagtgttgaaattgtaagtagcagagtagtttgatagcaagataatttgtaatgagcaagtaacgacagtagtaacaaaagtgcagtaAGGTaccccaatccttttgaggcaaaggataggccaaaacgGTCTTTTATGATAAGcgaagtgttcttgagggtacacgggaatttcatctagtcactttcatcatgttggtttaattcatgttcgatactttgataatttggtatgtgggtggaccggtgcttaggtgttgttcttacttgaacaaaccttcaacttatgattaaccctcccgcaagcacccgcaactacgagaaaagtattaagaataaattctagcCATAGCATTAAatttttggatccaatcggtcccttatggaatagcgcataaactggggtttaagcttctgtcactctcgcaacccaccatctaattgctactccacaatgcattcccttaggcccaaatatggtgaagtttcatgtagtcgacgttcacatgacaccacgaatggaatcacaacatacatactatcaaaatatcgaacacatatcaaattcacatgattacttgcaacatgatttctcccgtgacctcaagaacaaaagtaactactcacaaatgataaacatgctcatgatcagaggggtattaaatagcatattgtatatgaacatataatcttccaccaaataaaccatatagtaataaactacaagatgtaaccaacactactagtcacccacaagcaccaatctatagttccggtaacaagattgaacacaaagagatgaactagggtttgagaggagatggtgccgttgaagatgttgatggagatttccctccccaagatgggagagttgctggtgatgatgatgacgatgatttccccctccgggagggaagttcccccggcggaatagctccgccggagggcgaaagtgctcctgcccaagttccgcctcgaggcggcggcgcttcgtcacgaaagtcctctccttattttttttctaggtaaaaatgacttatataccagaagatgggcatcggaggtgggccgaggagagcacaacccaccagggcgcgcctgggctgcctggcgcgcccaggtgggttgggcccacctagtgggccccctctggtatttatttgctccaataattcttaaatattccatcaaaaatctccgtgaagtttcagcttgtttggagttgtatacccattagaggaaggaaaaggtcccatataatcaaatccccaaacatcaaatggttcaacaacaattgaataattcataggcatttcttgacgcttaccgatgtTACCTAtttttgacattcatcacaagataagacgaacttacgggtATCCTttaagagagtaggccaataaaatacagagtgcaataccttatgagaagttctatctccagcatgatgccctccgtaagcttcggagtgacatttccgtaggatttgtccctgttcatgctcaggtacacaacgtcgaataataccatctactcctttataaaggtgtgcgtcatcccaaaagtaatgtcttaaatcatagaagaatttttcattttgttggtatgtaaagctaggtggtaaagatttagcaacaatgtaattagcatagtcaacataccaaggagtactatgagcaacatttattgcagctaactgctcatcaggaaaactatcatcaataggtagtgggtcatcaagcacattttcaagcctagataaattatcagctactgggttctcacctccttttctatcaatgatatgtaaatcaaattcttgtagcaagagaactcatcgaataagtctaggtttagcatctttgttttccataagatatttaatagtagcatggtctgtgtgaacagttactttggaatcaacaatataaggtctaaacttatcacaagcaaacaccattgctaagaattcttttttagtagtaacATAATTTCTTAGAGCAccgtctagagttttactagcataatgtaTTACATTAtgttttttatcaactctttatcctagaacaacaccaacaacataatcactagcatcacacataatttcaaaaggcaagttccaatcaggtggttgaacaataggtgcataaattaaagctttcttaagtgtttcaaaggcttctaaacaatcatcatcaaaaacaaaaggaatatccttttgcaagagactagtaagaggcctacaaatttttgaaaagtctttgataaatctcctatagaaaccagcatgacctaagaaactacgaataccttctATATCAAATCTCTCTcatttctcaattgcatcaaccttagctttgtccacttcaatacctctttcagaaattttatgacccaagacaatgccttcattaaccataaagtggcacttctcccaattcaagacaagatttgtttgttcacatctctgcaaaactcgatcaagattgcttaaacaatcatcaaaagacttcccataaacagaaaagtcatccatgaaaacctcaacaatcttttcacaaaagtcagagaatatagcagtcatacatctttgaaaggtagcaggtgcattacataaaccaaaaggcatacgtctataagcataggttccaaaaggacaagtaaaagtggtcttttcttgatcaggttgagaaacaggtatttgtgaaaagccagaatatccatcaaggaagcaaaagtgtgtgtgcttagataatctttcaagcatttgatcaataaaaggcaaagggtaatgatcttttctagttgctttgtttaattttctaaaatctattaccattctatagcctgtaacaattctttgtggaataagttcattcttatcattaggaacaacagttatacctcctttcttaggacacaatgaacaggacttacccatctactatcagctataggatagattatacctgcttccgagaagttttaatatttccgttcttaccacttctttcatcttcggatttaaccgatgttggtgatcaacaatgggtttagcatcaggttccatattaattttgtgctgacatagagtgggactaatgccctttaaatcatcaagagtatatccaatagcagctcggtgcttccttagaactttcaataatctttcttcttcatgtttatgaaaggttagcactaataataacaggatatatcttcttttcatcaagataagcatatttcaaagtgtctggcaattgttttaattcaaacacaggatcacctttaggtggaggaggacctcctagagtttcaataggcaaattgtgtttaaaagaggacgttgttcaaagaaaattttatctatttcatttctttcatgcatagtaaatcattttcatggtctagcaaatattgttctaaaggatcagtaggtggtacaacaatagaagcaagaccaattaattcatccttactaggcaattctttttcatgaagctttctactaaacttggaaaaattaaactcatgagactcatcaccaaaactaacaccgacagtttgtttctcacaatctattctagcattaacggtgttcaagaaaggtctaccaaagataatgggacaaaagtcatcttgtggggaaccaagaacaagaaaatcagtagggtattttattttcccacacaagacttcaacatctctaacaatcccaattggtgatatagtgtctctattagcaagtttaatagtaacatctatttcttctatgcgggtgctatgtcattcataatttcttgatataaggtataaggaatagcactcacactagcacctatgtcacataaaccatgataacagtgatctcctattttaactagatgacgggcatgccaacaacaggtctatgtttatctttttatc
Protein-coding sequences here:
- the LOC125506474 gene encoding cortical cell-delineating protein-like, which gives rise to MAPSKLTLFLALSLVLVGTSHGCGSCGNTPSVPVPTPPIAVPPPAVPVPTPPIAVPPPAVPVPTPPIAVPPPAVPVPTPGGGGTCSINTLKLSACANVLNLLKLNLGVPASEQCCPLLSGLADLDATVCLCTAIKANVLGIKLNVPVDLVLLLNQCGKTCPADFTCPN